The following DNA comes from Triplophysa dalaica isolate WHDGS20190420 chromosome 10, ASM1584641v1, whole genome shotgun sequence.
gagttgttgtgtttgatcttccaGTGTATCTTCTCATTTCCCTGTTCTTCAGTAACATCAATGTGTAGAGAGacagaatctctctctttcactatCTTTACTTTAGGAGacaaacctgcagaacaaacagaaagagaaaagagttAAACTGCAGTAGAGAGTaaagaacaaacacattcacagatGTTTCACATCCAGTATTcattagggatgctccgatcgaTCAGACGCAGATCGGTATGGGCCGataatcacattttatgactCGATCGGTACTTACTAACTTGCTCGATCTCACGAACTGATCGCAATTTGATGACATCCAGAAGGCATGAGGATGTAAATGATTGATGATGATGTCAAATCAGTGTGAAACTATTACAACGTTACgagaaacaatgaaaatttGCTATGTTGGTAGAACCCAAAATGTGTCTCTGAGTCAGTGAGCAACAGAAGCAGCATATTCATTACCAAACAGTAGCTTAAAGTAACTTTTAAGTGTATGAACGAATGattacaaaacatttgtctgtaaCTATTAAAGACAACAGagacattaaatatgtaatcaacTTCAACTTTATCGTGTATTCAGTTCAGTAAGATCAGAGAGTAAACACATGTCTACATAGCGATGATGTCACAAACATAATAATTAGCACGTAACATCACCGTGAACCATAGTGACGGGTAAAAATCGATTATGACGTTTTTTTACAAGCTTCTTGCACAACCTCTGTGACAAATATGAAACACTGGCAACTGCAAAGGCAACGGTTATTAATGTGACATTCACTCAGCCATCCATCACAttgcatattttataaatgtagttttataaCAGTGTAGCGATAGCAGCAGAGATCATTCAGGAATGGGATAAACCGAGATGACTGTagaaattacgttttattttgaataatgaatAACATAGAAATTCACAATGCTGATGATTTCCCCTCACGTTAATTCTGCCATCGTTATACTGGTAGTACACCGACAGCTTCAGTGCGCATTGCAAACTCTGCGCACCTTGAAAGGAGGCACGCGCCGAGTGTTTGGATCGAAATAGCTGCTTAACTATGCAGTAACAGATTATATTTGATCGAATGCCAAAATCGGAATTTAGCCCTTtggtacataaacacaataaaaaggcTGGCTGGATGACCAAATCATTCCCGACTCCCTAGTCATCGGGATTTTCCACTCCAGTCCGTGCATGCTGTTATAAAgtcataaacgtttaaatacagcatatatgtaACAAAACGGAAAATGTCTATGAACACAAGCGATCATTACATAgtataaagaagaggccattatcatttcttagtataacacacattttagacCGGCACAAGTCGCCATGTTAACTCCTTGAATCTTAGTGTAGAGcgaaacgtgattggctgaagttagaacgtggcctattggacaacaaaagcactgatccacaaatgcgtgcactgatccacaaatgcgcgcactgatccacaaatgcgtgcagcgattcacaaatgcacagaaagcgatccacaaatgtgaagaaagcgatctacaaataaatataattaaaaaaaaattgtaaataatttttatttgcaaatctcattgtatttatttgtgaattccatttatttttgtggaacgtctaacatgtatttatagttcgctttttgtgcatatgtggatttaaaaaatgtttgtgaaattgtctatatttatttgcgaatcgtagtttatttattcagaataatgaaacaaatctgaTCCCATAGATGTGCCACTGCCATACAATGAATGGAGAGGGATTGCAAGCTCTGGCAGACAAAAAGCTCATTTAAATCGATAAAGATAGAtgaatatgttaataaaataataattaaagtaaAGCTTGTGATACTCACCGACACTGAATGACTTTGTTTCTGTCTTTTCACTGATGATGTctagttgataaagtccagttagttcagatgtgatgtgtgtgatggtgagatctccagtctgaggattcatcttcagtctgtcagtAAATCTCACATCAGGCTCATAAACTGGATCACTGTTGACCTCTCTGTAGATTCTAGCTATGCGATCGCCTTTAAACCTCCACACTATCACATCATCTGTCTGTAGTTCAGTAAGATGAGTGTGTAGAGTCACAGATCCTCCATCATTCACTGAGACTCTCTCAGtctcatcaccaaacacacctgaagacacaaacactgagagatTAAACCCAAACATTTAAGTGTATATCTTGGGTAGGAAACATCATGTTTTCAGCTgcagtgaacattaaacattaagtCTGACCcgctttaataaaatctttaaaaaatccaACATTTGAAGTCAACATGATGCCACACAGGAttgtaaaatacataaataaaatatttgagaagAATATCAATATCTGATATGATATTAGAAAGAGAAGTCTACTGCCATTAATACGCGATTTCGAAagtgttgtttaaatgttgCTGCATTTACTTACCGTTAGTGAATAAAGAACTtataaaaaacagtaaagaCATCGTCCTCATCTTTGATCTTCAATTCACTTAATGGCCGCTGCGTCCATAAACAAAGTTTTGCACTTGAGAATATCGACAGACAGACACTAACATACCGACGAAAATGAGACGAGTCGCTTTGACGTATAGAATAATGTAACCGAGCATTATGTATTTTCTCCTAAAACTgagatttaataaaataagaaacgaATTGTCTGGTCCATAGCACGCGCACGTGTTACAGCAGCAGCTTCTTCTTCTCTCGAGTTTATTGGAGGTTGACAAACGGAGTTAAGAT
Coding sequences within:
- the LOC130430537 gene encoding uncharacterized protein LOC130430537 isoform X1, with product MRTMSLLFFISSLFTNVFVSSGVFGDETERVSVNDGGSVTLHTHLTELQTDDVIVWRFKGDRIARIYREVNSDPVYEPDVRFTDRLKMNPQTGDLTITHITSELTGLYQLDIISEKTETKSFSVGLSPKVKIVKERDSVSLHIDVTEEQGNEKIHWKIKHNNSPVAEIITENRNISTPFIEERFRDRLKLDDQTGDLIITHMKNEDSGQYEADVTIGSITHTINKTFSFTDSARERYSGDEVVGPSTAPSSGLIAGICVPILVVLVAVVGVVIYRQRIMKYQVSDTGEEETNEPLRNGDASNGDVPPV
- the LOC130430537 gene encoding uncharacterized protein LOC130430537 isoform X3 — encoded protein: MRTMSLLFFISSLFTNGVFGDETERVSVNDGGSVTLHTHLTELQTDDVIVWRFKGDRIARIYREVNSDPVYEPDVRFTDRLKMNPQTGDLTITHITSELTGLYQLDIISEKTETKSFSVGLSPKVKIVKERDSVSLHIDVTEEQGNEKIHWKIKHNNSPVAEIITENRNISTPFIEERFRDRLKLDDQTGDLIITHMKNEDSGQYEADVTIGSITHTINKTFSFTDSARERYSGDEVVGPSTAPSSGLIAGICVPILVVLVAVVGVVIYRQRIMKYQVSDTGEEETNEPLRNGDASNGDVPPV